In a single window of the Drosophila albomicans strain 15112-1751.03 chromosome 3, ASM965048v2, whole genome shotgun sequence genome:
- the LOC117572046 gene encoding transcriptional coactivator yorkie isoform X1, which translates to MSLSNKSSSISEKDIDDEDMLAPTKLSTNLVVRVNQDSDDNLQALFDSVLNPGDARLPLQLPFRMRKLPNSFFNPPAPLHSRANSADSTYDGSQTNINKTVAQCELQSPLLSQNQQPQPSQQSRLAIHHFRARSSPASLQQNYNVRPRNETSANSNQGPGPAYPDNSVDFPNATANNIDLDVINTCMGQQQAQENPISTQTIHKKQRSYDVVSPIQLQSQLGALPPGWEQAKTNDGQIYYLNHTTKTTQWEDPRIQFRQQQRAIAERTKPNADLIQNTKTSAPTIASHIGPLPEGWEQAVTESGDVYFVNHNDRTTSWNDPRIQTGLSGLDCPDNLVSSLQIGDNICSNIFNDAQTIISTPSSHKPDDLEWYKIN; encoded by the exons ATGTCATTAAGcaataaaagcagcagcataagCGAAAAAGATATCGACGATGAAGATATGTTGGCACCCACCAAACTCTCAACAAATCTTGTTGTTCGAGTCAATCAAGATTCTGATGACAACTTGCAAGCCTTATTTGATAGTGTGTTAAATCCAGGCGATGCAAGGTTGCCATTGCAGCTCCCGTTTCGTATGCGCAAGCTACCGAATTCGTTTTTCAATCCACCTGCTCCTTTGCATTCGAGAGCAAATAGTGCTGATTCCACATACGATGGCTCGCAAACCAACATCAATAAGACTGTCGCGCAGTGCGAATTGCAGTCGCCCCTCCTCTCACAAAACCAACAACCGCAGCCATCGCAGCAGAGTCGTCTAGCCATACATCACTTTCGAGCACGCAGCAGCCCAGCATCTCTTCAGCAGAACTACAACGTTCGGCCTAGAAATGAGACAAGCGCGAACAGCAATCAAGGTCCAGGTCCTGCATATCCAGATAATAGTGTGGATTTCCCGAATGCCACGGCAAACAATATCGACTTAGATGTAATCAATACTTGCAtgggacaacaacaagcacaggAGAATCCGATTTCAACGCAAACCAtacataaaaagcaaagatCGTATGATGTTGTCAGtccaattcaattgcaaagtCAATTGGGTGCATTGCCACCCGGATGGGAACAAGCAAAAACGAATGATGGCCAGATTTACTATTTGAA CCATACTACAAAAACTACGCAATGGGAAGATCCGCGAATTCAGTttcgccaacaacaacgagcaatTGCTGAGCGGACTAAACCAAATG cagatttaatacaaaatacaaaaactagCGCACCGACTATTGCTAGCCACATTGGCCCTTTACCTGAAGGTTGGGAGCAAGCTGTTACAGAGTCTGGAGacgtatattttgttaatcaCAATGATAGAACAACTTCATGGAACGATCCAAGAATTC aaACTGGACTTAGCGGACTGGACTGCCCCGATAATTTAGTATCGTCTCTCCAG atTGGCGATAACATTTGcagcaatatttttaatgatgccCAAACTATCATTAGTACACCGTCTTCCCACAAACCTGACGATTTGGAatggtataaaataaattaa
- the LOC117572046 gene encoding transcriptional coactivator yorkie isoform X2, whose amino-acid sequence MSLSNKSSSISEKDIDDEDMLAPTKLSTNLVVRVNQDSDDNLQALFDSVLNPGDARLPLQLPFRMRKLPNSFFNPPAPLHSRANSADSTYDGSQTNINKTVAQCELQSPLLSQNQQPQPSQQSRLAIHHFRARSSPASLQQNYNVRPRNETSANSNQGPGPAYPDNSVDFPNATANNIDLDVINTCMGQQQAQENPISTQTIHKKQRSYDVVSPIQLQSQLGALPPGWEQAKTNDGQIYYLNHTTKTTQWEDPRIQFRQQQRAIAERTKPNDLIQNTKTSAPTIASHIGPLPEGWEQAVTESGDVYFVNHNDRTTSWNDPRIQTGLSGLDCPDNLVSSLQIGDNICSNIFNDAQTIISTPSSHKPDDLEWYKIN is encoded by the exons ATGTCATTAAGcaataaaagcagcagcataagCGAAAAAGATATCGACGATGAAGATATGTTGGCACCCACCAAACTCTCAACAAATCTTGTTGTTCGAGTCAATCAAGATTCTGATGACAACTTGCAAGCCTTATTTGATAGTGTGTTAAATCCAGGCGATGCAAGGTTGCCATTGCAGCTCCCGTTTCGTATGCGCAAGCTACCGAATTCGTTTTTCAATCCACCTGCTCCTTTGCATTCGAGAGCAAATAGTGCTGATTCCACATACGATGGCTCGCAAACCAACATCAATAAGACTGTCGCGCAGTGCGAATTGCAGTCGCCCCTCCTCTCACAAAACCAACAACCGCAGCCATCGCAGCAGAGTCGTCTAGCCATACATCACTTTCGAGCACGCAGCAGCCCAGCATCTCTTCAGCAGAACTACAACGTTCGGCCTAGAAATGAGACAAGCGCGAACAGCAATCAAGGTCCAGGTCCTGCATATCCAGATAATAGTGTGGATTTCCCGAATGCCACGGCAAACAATATCGACTTAGATGTAATCAATACTTGCAtgggacaacaacaagcacaggAGAATCCGATTTCAACGCAAACCAtacataaaaagcaaagatCGTATGATGTTGTCAGtccaattcaattgcaaagtCAATTGGGTGCATTGCCACCCGGATGGGAACAAGCAAAAACGAATGATGGCCAGATTTACTATTTGAA CCATACTACAAAAACTACGCAATGGGAAGATCCGCGAATTCAGTttcgccaacaacaacgagcaatTGCTGAGCGGACTAAACCAAATG atttaatacaaaatacaaaaactagCGCACCGACTATTGCTAGCCACATTGGCCCTTTACCTGAAGGTTGGGAGCAAGCTGTTACAGAGTCTGGAGacgtatattttgttaatcaCAATGATAGAACAACTTCATGGAACGATCCAAGAATTC aaACTGGACTTAGCGGACTGGACTGCCCCGATAATTTAGTATCGTCTCTCCAG atTGGCGATAACATTTGcagcaatatttttaatgatgccCAAACTATCATTAGTACACCGTCTTCCCACAAACCTGACGATTTGGAatggtataaaataaattaa
- the LOC117572046 gene encoding transcriptional coactivator yorkie isoform X3, which produces MSLSNKSSSISEKDIDDEDMLAPTKLSTNLVVRVNQDSDDNLQALFDSVLNPGDARLPLQLPFRMRKLPNSFFNPPAPLHSRANSADSTYDGSQTNINKTVAQCELQSPLLSQNQQPQPSQQSRLAIHHFRARSSPASLQQNYNVRPRNETSANSNQGPGPAYPDNSVDFPNATANNIDLDVINTCMGQQQAQENPISTQTIHKKQRSYDVVSPIQLQSQLGALPPGWEQAKTNDGQIYYLNHTTKTTQWEDPRIQFRQQQRAIAERTKPNETGLSGLDCPDNLVSSLQIGDNICSNIFNDAQTIISTPSSHKPDDLEWYKIN; this is translated from the exons ATGTCATTAAGcaataaaagcagcagcataagCGAAAAAGATATCGACGATGAAGATATGTTGGCACCCACCAAACTCTCAACAAATCTTGTTGTTCGAGTCAATCAAGATTCTGATGACAACTTGCAAGCCTTATTTGATAGTGTGTTAAATCCAGGCGATGCAAGGTTGCCATTGCAGCTCCCGTTTCGTATGCGCAAGCTACCGAATTCGTTTTTCAATCCACCTGCTCCTTTGCATTCGAGAGCAAATAGTGCTGATTCCACATACGATGGCTCGCAAACCAACATCAATAAGACTGTCGCGCAGTGCGAATTGCAGTCGCCCCTCCTCTCACAAAACCAACAACCGCAGCCATCGCAGCAGAGTCGTCTAGCCATACATCACTTTCGAGCACGCAGCAGCCCAGCATCTCTTCAGCAGAACTACAACGTTCGGCCTAGAAATGAGACAAGCGCGAACAGCAATCAAGGTCCAGGTCCTGCATATCCAGATAATAGTGTGGATTTCCCGAATGCCACGGCAAACAATATCGACTTAGATGTAATCAATACTTGCAtgggacaacaacaagcacaggAGAATCCGATTTCAACGCAAACCAtacataaaaagcaaagatCGTATGATGTTGTCAGtccaattcaattgcaaagtCAATTGGGTGCATTGCCACCCGGATGGGAACAAGCAAAAACGAATGATGGCCAGATTTACTATTTGAA CCATACTACAAAAACTACGCAATGGGAAGATCCGCGAATTCAGTttcgccaacaacaacgagcaatTGCTGAGCGGACTAAACCAAATG aaACTGGACTTAGCGGACTGGACTGCCCCGATAATTTAGTATCGTCTCTCCAG atTGGCGATAACATTTGcagcaatatttttaatgatgccCAAACTATCATTAGTACACCGTCTTCCCACAAACCTGACGATTTGGAatggtataaaataaattaa